From the genome of Corallococcus macrosporus DSM 14697:
GGCGGCGCGCACCATCCGCGCCTTCGACGATGCCGTGACGTCCCAGTTGCACGGCTTCCGCGACGCCGCCCACTACTACGCGGAGTCCTCCGCCGGGCCCCGGCTGCACGCCATCCGCCGGCCCACGCTGCTCGTGAGCGCCGCGGACGACCCGATGCTGGAGACGCCCGTCATCCCGCCGGCCGCCGCGGACAATCCCCACCTGAGCGTCATGCTGACGGAGCGCGGCGGACACGTGGGCTTCGTCGGAGGCCAGGTGCACCAGCCCTGGTTCTGGGCCGAGGCGCAGGTGCTGGCCTTCTTCGACGCGGTGCTGTCCCCGCCGCGCGCGGCCTGAGCCAGCGGCCTTCAGCCGAAGGACAACAGGATGCCGAGCTTCGCGGTGGGTTCGATGTTGCTCAGGCTCCAGCCGTGGAAGCCTCCGGGCTCCAGCGCGTCGCGGAACTGCTCGTCCACGCCGACGATGCCGGGGCTGTAGAGCCGCATGATGCTGAAGCCGCCGCGCACGAAGAAGGTCAGCCGCCTCGGCGCCTGCCATTCGAAGCCCAGCAGGGCGCTCGCGTAGGAGTAGCCCACGCGCTCGAAGGAATGGATGGGCATCTGCGTGCGGTCCACGATGCGCCGCTCCAGGCCCTCGCCATTCGCGGGCCGCGCGTGGCCGGCCTCCAGCGTCAGCGCGGGCGTCAGGCGCCCCTTCAAGGGCAGCAAGGTGAGGCCCACCCGAGCCCCGGGGCGGACGCCGTTGTGCGTGCCGCCCACGTGGAGCCGGACCATGCGCGTGGGCCGGAAGGAGAGGGAGAGCCCCGCGCCCTCGGGTGCGCTGGCGTCCAGCATCAACCCGAAGGGCGCCAGCCGCTCCGGGTCCTGCGTCCGCCGCTGGAGCCCCGTCGCGAGCGCGGTCTGCGCCGTGAGCATCACCCCGACCGCCGCCAGCGCGGACATCGCCCCCATGGACTGCCTCCCACGACTCATGACCACCACCCGGCCCCCGCCTGTCCTCCTGCCTCCACCACCCACCCGGCTGAAGCTACTGCTCGCCCGCCACCGTGCATCCGCGTCGCTGGCGCGCGCTGGCCGCTCGCCTGGTCAGCGCTGCTGAACGTCGCGCCCCCTCCGTCCCGCATGCGGTCGGGAACCCGCCGCGCTCCGCCCCCACGAAGCGCGGCGGGCTCGCTCGTCACGCCCCCGCCGCGCTCCGCCCCCCTGCGAAGCGCGGCAGGCCCGCCCGTCCCCCCCCGCCCTGCTCATCAAACTGTCGTCGTGCATGACCTCGCCGGCTGGCACGGCCCCGCTGCGCTCCGCCCCCACGAAGCGCAGCAGGTCCGCCCGCCATCCCCGTCCTGCCCCCGACCCCGTCTGCGAGCCTGGTCCTGCCGGTCCGTCCATCGCCGCGCTCCGCCCCCACGAAGCGGCGGCGTGTCCGCACCGCCCTGCTCCCCCCATCCCACCGAGGCCTGCCACCCCACCCCAGGCACCGCCTCGACCTCCGTCCCCGCCCCTGACATCCACGACGCGACGGCCTTCCACGCCCACCGTCCAACCCCATCCACCGGCCCGCGTCGCGCCGTGCCCAAGGCCATAGCATTCCGCATGCCGTGCCCAGGTCGCGCGGAAACACGAGCTATTTCCATAAGTTACAAGTGCCGGGGCGCAGGCGCGGCCAGCGAGGGCTGGGCGGGCCGGAAAAAACTACGCTCGCGGGCAGGCCGCGCCGCCCTAACGTGCCGGCCGACTGTCGAAGACTTGGAGAACCCGCCGTGCGTCTGCCGCTCGCCGTCACCCTGCTCGCCCTCACAGCCTGTTCGAAAGAGGACGTGAACCTGGAGATTCAGGTCCATGGCGTCGTCAACCCGCTCCACCGCGTCGTCACGCCCGCGCGCGTGTGCAATGCGCAGGGAGGCGCGAAGGGCTGGCGCATCGAGGTGACGGGAGCGGGGTTCCTGCCCTCCTACCGGTACTCCGCCACCAACGAGCTGATGGTGCTCCCGCCCGAGGTGACGCTGCGCGGCGCCACCTCCATCACCCTGCCCTCCTCACACGTCAGCAACCCCAGCCTCGAGCAGCTGTGGGTGGACGTGCCCACGCGCGACTCCGAGAACCCGATGCAGTTGCCGCCGGGCCTCTATTCGGTGGAGGTCAGCAACGACGCGGGAAACCGCGACGCGCTGCCGGATGCGCTCCAGGTCGTCCCACCACCCCACCTGACGCGGCTGGAGCCGCCGCCCTCGGGCTACTCCCACCTCCACGACACGCCCATCGTCATCGAGGGCACCGGCTTCCAGCCCGGCACCTTCCCGCATGTCGAGCTGCGTCACGCGAGCCTGAGCGCCCGGCCCCTCGGCCCCGTCACGGTGGTGTCCGCCACCCGCGTCGAGACGGTGGTGCCGCATGACGCGAACGAGGGCGCCTACGACGTCGTCCTCCGCAACCCCGAAGGCTGCGCCGCGGTGCTGCCCCAGGCCGTCACCATCACCTACAAGCGGCTGGGCGCGCTGTCCGTCTCGCCAGCCGTCGGCCTCGAGTCGGAGAACACACGCATCACGCTCAGGACCTCGCCAGAGCCGTGGGGACACGCCTTCTCGGGCACGCCGACGCTCTTCATCCTCGCGCCCCTGCGGGCCGCTCCGGCGCGGATGGAGCGGATTCCCCTCCAGGACGTGACGCTCCTCTCCGACACCGAGGTCAGCGCGGTGGTCCCCGCCTGCACCGGCCTTCAGGCGCCTCCCGAAACGGCCCCTGGCTGTCCCGACGGAATCGCCACCGGAGGGCCGTACATCATTGAAGCGGTGGACCCGGGCGGCGCGTCGGGACGGATGCTGGGCTTCAGCGTCGTGCCTCCCTGACCCGGTGGCCGCCCGCCCGCGCGGCCGCGGCGTCAGGCCCGTCCCACGGGCGGGCGCAGCACCCGGAGCAGGTCCTGCGCGAGCACGTCGTGCACGGCCTGCTTCAACGCCCCGAGCAACTGGTGAAGCGCCTCCGCGGTATCGCCGTGGGCTTCGAGCACGCGCTCGTGTTGCCCGTCGAAGACACGCAGCCGCCCGGGCACCAGGGCGATGACGGGGAGCGCGGGGTGACGTTTGCGAAGCAGCCCCAGGAAGAGCGGGTGGTCCTCGTCCGGCCGGCGCAGGTCCACCACCACCAGGGCAGGCGGCCTGGACGCCAGCGCGGAGAAGGCGTCGTCCGTGTCGCCGGTCGCGGAGACGCTCAACTCGGGAGCGTCGAGGATGCGCCGCAGCAATTCGCGCGAGGGAGCGTGGGGGCTGACGACGAGGACGCGGCGCATCGTGCCGTTGAATCTAGCCCTTCCAGACGGCGATGGCGGCGCCCAGGAAGGCCACGCCGGAGCCCAGCACGCGGGGGAACGTGGCCGGGCGGCCTTCCACCATCGCGTCCCACACGAGGCTGGTGATGAGCTGCGCCGCCATCAGCAGCAGGGCGGACTGCACCGCGCCCAGGCGGCTCATGGCCCAGGGCATGCCCAGGACGATGATGACGCCACACAGCCCGGGAATCAGGTGCCAGGGCGTCAGGCCACCGAAGCGCCCCTGGCCCGCCGCGGCCTCCGGCCAGAGGCCCGGCACCATGCGCACGGCGAGGTACACACCGAAGGTGGCCACCGTGGCCACCACCATGTTGACGAGCACGGCGCTCATCAGGCCCCACTGGCCCGCGAAGCGACGGTTGAGGCCGGCCTGGGCGACGACCGCCAGGCCGCACAGCATGGGAACGAGCGAGATGAAACGCATGCGGCGCGCTGGGTACCGTGAACGGCGCCCACCTGCAAGCCACCCCGCCCGCTCTTTCTTGAGGCTGGCGAAACCCGGGATGACCCGATAGTTCCCTCCACGCCGATGCCGTCGCCCACCGAGCTCCACTTCGACTGCGGCACCCTGGTCGCGCCCTCCCTGCCGGAAGACGCCCGCCTGCGCGCGCTCTTCCAGAAGGATGGGCGCACGGGCGTCCACCGCGCGCCCGCGTGGCATTACCGCGAGGTGGTGCTCCGGCTGCGCGCGCTGGGCCTGCCCTACGACGACAAGGCGAAGCGGTTCGAGCCGCTGGAGCTGCCGCTCGCCGTGCCCATCCAGCCCTTTCCCCACCAGCAGCAGGCGCTGGACGCGTGGACGCGCGCGGGGGGCCGTGGCCTGGTGGAGCTGCCCACGGGCGCGGGCAAGACGCTGCTGGCGGTGCTCGCCATCGCCCACGTGAAGCGGCCCGCGCTGGTGGTGGTGCCCACGCTGGACCTGATGACGCAGTGGCAGGGCGTGCTGGCGCGCCACTTCGGAATCCCCGTGGGGATGCTGGGCGGCGGGGTGAATGACCGGCAGTCGCTGACGGTGACGACGTACGACTCGGCGGCGATGCAGACGGAGTTCCACGGCAACCGCTTCGGGCTGCTCATCTGCGACGAGTGCCACCACCTGCCGGCCCCCAGCTACCGGTTCATCGCGGAGGGCTCGCTGGCGCCGTACCGGCTGGGGCTCACCGCGACGCTGGAGCGCGCCGATGGCGGCGAGCGCGTGTGCGAGGAGCTGCTGGGCCCCCGCGTACACCGCTCGGACATCCGGGAGTTGCAGGGCGAATACCTGGCGCCCTACGAGGTGAAGCGGGTGGAGGTCCCGCTGACGCCCGACGAGAAGGCGCGCTACGACACGGCGCGCGCGCTGTACCTCGGCTTCGTGCGCAGGCTGGGCGTACCGCTCTCCGCGCCAGACGGCTGGGCGCGCTTCCTGGCGCAGAGCCAGCGCAGCGACGAGGGCCGCGCGGCGTACCGCGCCTACCGCGAGCAGCGGCGGATTGCCCTCACCTCCAGCGGCAAGCAGGAGGTGCTGTGGCGCATCCTCCTGGAGCACCGCGACGACCGCGTCCTCGTGTTCACCGACGACAACGAGACGGTGTACACGCTGGCGCGCCGCTTCCTGCTGCCC
Proteins encoded in this window:
- a CDS encoding DEAD/DEAH box helicase family protein, which translates into the protein MPSPTELHFDCGTLVAPSLPEDARLRALFQKDGRTGVHRAPAWHYREVVLRLRALGLPYDDKAKRFEPLELPLAVPIQPFPHQQQALDAWTRAGGRGLVELPTGAGKTLLAVLAIAHVKRPALVVVPTLDLMTQWQGVLARHFGIPVGMLGGGVNDRQSLTVTTYDSAAMQTEFHGNRFGLLICDECHHLPAPSYRFIAEGSLAPYRLGLTATLERADGGERVCEELLGPRVHRSDIRELQGEYLAPYEVKRVEVPLTPDEKARYDTARALYLGFVRRLGVPLSAPDGWARFLAQSQRSDEGRAAYRAYREQRRIALTSSGKQEVLWRILLEHRDDRVLVFTDDNETVYTLARRFLLPALTHHTPVPERKALLAAFASGELPVLLTSRVLNEGVDVPEARVGVVLSGSASVREHVQRLGRILRKRPGKRALLYEVCSAQTAESSISERRRQHGAYQEGG
- a CDS encoding DMT family transporter; translation: MRFISLVPMLCGLAVVAQAGLNRRFAGQWGLMSAVLVNMVVATVATFGVYLAVRMVPGLWPEAAAGQGRFGGLTPWHLIPGLCGVIIVLGMPWAMSRLGAVQSALLLMAAQLITSLVWDAMVEGRPATFPRVLGSGVAFLGAAIAVWKG
- a CDS encoding response regulator, which gives rise to MRRVLVVSPHAPSRELLRRILDAPELSVSATGDTDDAFSALASRPPALVVVDLRRPDEDHPLFLGLLRKRHPALPVIALVPGRLRVFDGQHERVLEAHGDTAEALHQLLGALKQAVHDVLAQDLLRVLRPPVGRA